From a region of the Bradyrhizobium guangdongense genome:
- the repC gene encoding plasmid replication protein RepC, with product MQSRAPTTPFGRRSLKLAHVATQVAVSTRPSEKIVHKWKIFQAICIARPRLGISERALTVLDALLSFHPETTLTGEGDLIVFPSNNQLTLRAHGMPVSTLRRHLAVLVDAGLIVRRDSPNGKRYARKGSGGDIERAFGFDLSPLVVRAEEFERLAEEIKAEARAIKHARERITLCRRDIAKMIATGIEENVPTHREWKGPADWDEVHRAFRSIVETIPRRATCQELEAIADELSQLADDVLNLLETHVQAANMSANESHTERHLQNSNPNTLTELEPSLQEGRAASTEPQPQPARFAEGSYPLGMVLSACPDIVDYAKGGISNWRDFIATAAVVRSMLGISPSAWEEAQSVMGETQAAIVVGCILQRGEVIRSAGGYLRGLTRKAEAGEFSLGPILMAQINSRLHEKRRA from the coding sequence ATGCAATCACGTGCCCCAACGACGCCCTTTGGGCGGCGCTCGTTGAAGCTTGCCCATGTGGCAACACAAGTCGCAGTATCGACCAGGCCATCGGAAAAGATCGTCCATAAATGGAAGATCTTTCAGGCCATCTGCATCGCAAGGCCGCGCCTCGGTATCTCTGAGCGTGCGCTGACGGTGCTGGATGCTCTGCTCAGCTTTCATCCCGAGACTACGCTCACGGGTGAGGGTGACCTCATCGTGTTTCCGTCAAACAATCAGCTGACGCTGCGAGCTCACGGCATGCCGGTGTCCACGTTGCGGCGTCATCTCGCTGTGCTTGTCGACGCCGGGCTCATCGTTCGCAGGGATAGTCCGAACGGCAAGCGCTACGCTCGCAAAGGCAGCGGCGGTGACATCGAGCGCGCCTTTGGCTTTGACTTGTCGCCACTCGTCGTTCGCGCCGAAGAGTTCGAGAGGCTGGCTGAGGAAATCAAAGCGGAGGCTCGTGCTATCAAACATGCGCGCGAGCGCATCACACTCTGCCGTCGTGACATCGCCAAGATGATTGCAACGGGCATCGAGGAAAACGTGCCGACCCACAGGGAATGGAAGGGGCCGGCTGATTGGGACGAGGTGCATCGGGCATTCCGTTCGATCGTCGAGACGATTCCACGCCGGGCGACCTGCCAAGAACTTGAGGCGATCGCCGACGAACTATCGCAGCTTGCCGACGACGTCCTCAATCTGCTGGAAACTCACGTCCAAGCAGCAAATATGAGCGCCAATGAGTCCCATACTGAGCGTCACTTACAGAATTCAAACCCAAACACTCTTACTGAACTTGAACCTAGCCTCCAAGAAGGCAGGGCGGCGAGTACCGAGCCGCAACCACAACCGGCGCGATTTGCGGAAGGCTCCTATCCTTTGGGTATGGTCTTGAGCGCATGTCCAGACATCGTCGACTACGCCAAGGGAGGGATTTCAAACTGGCGCGATTTCATTGCGACTGCGGCGGTCGTTCGATCCATGCTTGGCATCAGTCCCAGCGCGTGGGAGGAGGCGCAGAGCGTCATGGGGGAGACTCAGGCTGCAATTGTGGTCGGCTGCATCCTGCAGCGAGGGGAGGTCATCCGTTCAGCCGGCGGATATCTGCGGGGGCTGACGCGAAAAGCCGAGGCCGGCGAATTCTCGCTCGGGCCAATCCTAATGGCGCAGATCAACTCACGACTGCACGAAAAACGAAGGGCCTAA
- the repB gene encoding plasmid partitioning protein RepB — protein sequence MSKRTDAIRGLFTAAPQTSPLSADNTAPAPLARVSSGAVRSLKESFSEVEKENQELRDKLTSGATIVEIDPGLIDPSPVSDRFRDDDTASYELLKQSISQIGQEVPVLVRKHPTMPGRYQSAYGHRRVRAARELGIAVKAILKPLSDEALVVAQGLENAPREDLSFIERAMFAMRIEDAGHKRAVVQDALAVDRAEASKLIAVARSIPPDIIDAIGKAPKVGRGRWQSFADLLADASVIDRVRAAIGDDKFAGRESDDRFLTVFSAANKPAATRQFARSSAVLASDGQRIAQVRQGDRELKLTIDKKVPALFADFLITQLPNLFETFCKSDRSEETTGA from the coding sequence ATGAGCAAGCGCACGGATGCTATCAGGGGGCTTTTTACTGCCGCACCTCAGACGAGTCCGTTGTCAGCTGACAACACAGCACCAGCGCCGCTGGCGCGGGTGTCGTCAGGTGCTGTGCGCTCGCTGAAGGAATCTTTCTCAGAAGTTGAGAAGGAGAATCAGGAGCTTCGGGACAAGCTCACATCTGGCGCGACGATCGTAGAGATCGATCCCGGTCTGATAGATCCCTCGCCCGTGTCTGATCGTTTTCGCGACGACGACACGGCTTCTTACGAACTTCTCAAGCAATCGATTTCGCAGATCGGCCAGGAGGTTCCTGTCCTCGTCCGCAAGCATCCGACAATGCCGGGACGATATCAGAGCGCTTATGGTCATCGCCGGGTGCGTGCCGCGCGCGAGCTGGGTATTGCCGTCAAAGCGATCCTAAAACCGCTCTCCGACGAAGCCCTCGTCGTGGCACAAGGCCTTGAGAACGCGCCGCGGGAGGATTTGAGCTTCATCGAGCGCGCGATGTTCGCAATGCGCATCGAAGATGCCGGGCACAAGCGCGCAGTCGTTCAAGACGCGCTCGCAGTCGATAGGGCCGAAGCGTCAAAACTGATTGCGGTTGCGAGATCCATTCCGCCCGACATTATCGATGCTATTGGCAAGGCCCCAAAGGTTGGCCGCGGGCGATGGCAGAGCTTTGCTGATCTCTTGGCGGATGCGTCGGTGATCGACCGCGTAAGGGCGGCGATCGGGGACGACAAGTTCGCCGGCCGTGAGTCAGACGACAGATTTCTGACGGTGTTCTCGGCCGCGAATAAACCTGCTGCAACTCGCCAATTCGCGCGATCGTCTGCTGTGCTCGCCTCAGATGGACAGCGCATCGCTCAGGTCCGTCAGGGCGATCGAGAACTCAAGTTGACCATCGACAAGAAGGTCCCGGCGTTGTTCGCGGACTTTCTTATCACCCAGCTTCCGAACCTGTTCGAGACGTTTTGCAAATCGGACAGATCCGAGGAGACCACCGGGGCTTAG
- the repA gene encoding plasmid partitioning protein RepA has translation MRVFETEEGWPETASARISCHATLLSGQLRSLGAALFPPAAAKTLRPFSSGEVAKIVRVSDGYLRQLSLDGLGPAPAIGHGGRRSYTLAQVNELRAYLAAARPREAVDFLPRRRPGEKLQIITVANFKGGSAKTTTALYLAQYLALSGFRVLAIDLDPQASLSAMFGYQPEFDIGQSETIYGAIRYDDQRRPMREVVRPTYFEGIGLVPGNLELMEFEHHTPRAMVERRERGHDLFFRRLASAIDQVSDDYDVVVIDCPPQLGYLTMGALNAATAMLVTIHPQMVDVASMSQFLLMTSDLMSVIEEAGGRLDHDFIRYVITRHDPNDVPEAQIVALLRNLFRENVLQATAWKSTAISNAGLTKQSLYELDRGSVGRGAYDRAVESVDAINAEIVQLLKKVWGR, from the coding sequence ATGAGAGTTTTTGAGACAGAGGAGGGGTGGCCGGAGACAGCGAGCGCGCGCATTTCCTGCCATGCCACTCTACTCTCTGGTCAACTCCGCTCGTTGGGCGCCGCCCTTTTTCCACCAGCGGCTGCCAAGACTCTTCGCCCGTTCTCCTCCGGAGAGGTGGCCAAGATCGTTCGCGTGTCAGACGGCTATTTGCGGCAACTTTCCCTCGACGGCCTGGGACCTGCCCCCGCGATCGGTCATGGCGGGCGGCGGTCGTATACCTTAGCTCAAGTGAATGAGCTGCGGGCCTATCTGGCTGCAGCCCGCCCGCGGGAGGCAGTTGATTTTCTCCCACGGCGGCGCCCCGGCGAAAAGCTTCAAATCATCACGGTCGCTAATTTCAAGGGCGGCTCGGCCAAAACAACGACCGCCCTGTATCTGGCCCAATATCTCGCCCTTTCCGGCTTTCGAGTTCTGGCCATCGACCTCGATCCGCAAGCCTCTTTGTCGGCCATGTTCGGCTATCAGCCGGAATTCGACATTGGGCAAAGCGAAACCATTTACGGCGCCATCCGCTATGACGACCAGCGCCGCCCCATGCGTGAAGTTGTGCGGCCGACCTATTTCGAGGGTATAGGCCTAGTGCCTGGCAATCTCGAACTCATGGAGTTTGAGCATCACACGCCGCGCGCCATGGTCGAGCGCCGCGAACGTGGACATGATCTTTTTTTTCGCCGCCTAGCGAGCGCAATCGATCAGGTAAGCGACGACTATGATGTCGTGGTGATCGACTGCCCACCTCAGCTCGGCTACCTGACGATGGGCGCTTTGAATGCGGCGACGGCGATGCTGGTGACAATCCACCCGCAGATGGTCGATGTCGCATCGATGAGCCAATTCCTTCTGATGACGTCGGATTTGATGTCCGTCATCGAGGAGGCGGGCGGCCGCCTCGATCACGATTTCATCCGCTATGTGATCACGCGCCATGATCCGAATGACGTGCCTGAGGCTCAGATCGTTGCGCTGCTGCGCAATCTGTTCCGCGAAAACGTGCTGCAAGCGACAGCCTGGAAATCCACTGCGATCTCCAATGCTGGCCTGACAAAACAATCGCTCTATGAGCTTGACCGCGGATCCGTCGGACGCGGCGCCTATGACAGGGCGGTTGAATCTGTCGATGCTATCAATGCGGAGATCGTGCAGCTGCTGAAGAAGGTGTGGGGACGATGA
- a CDS encoding integrase core domain-containing protein, translating into MPFRESSPVEERVALFREYETGAFSVTELCARHGVSRETFYVWKRRRESGERRWFEERSHAAASCPHATAGRLADRIVATRQRFPHFGPKKIKAWLEHERPEVDWPAASTIGDILKREGLVEARRRRRRAIAQGEVAAPASAPNEEWAIDFKGWFRTRDGNRCDPLTITDAASRYLIEVRIVDPTGAGVRSALERVFKDIGLPAAIRSDNGAPFGSTGAGGLSALSVWWLKLGIEPRYIPPASPQDNGRHERMHRTLKAQTTKPPAATVAEQQRRFDAFRHHFNQERPHEALDQMPPVKLWQSPSRTLPRRLDDPWYDADHEVRRVRPTGDIKWRGEHVFVGEALAGELVGLCEHDTSGHLVRFCGRDLGLINCERRFLRFAPPRARLRIAQETPQTGEQ; encoded by the coding sequence ATGCCTTTCAGGGAGAGCAGTCCTGTGGAGGAGCGTGTCGCGTTGTTTCGAGAGTACGAGACGGGGGCATTTTCGGTGACGGAGCTGTGCGCGCGGCACGGCGTCAGCCGAGAGACGTTCTACGTCTGGAAGCGGCGTCGGGAGAGCGGGGAGCGGCGCTGGTTCGAGGAGCGCAGCCACGCGGCGGCGAGTTGCCCGCATGCGACGGCGGGGCGGCTGGCCGATCGCATCGTCGCGACGCGGCAGCGGTTTCCGCATTTCGGCCCGAAGAAGATCAAGGCATGGCTTGAGCATGAGCGGCCGGAGGTCGACTGGCCGGCAGCCTCGACGATCGGCGACATCCTGAAGCGTGAGGGCCTGGTCGAGGCGCGTCGGCGCCGACGCCGGGCGATTGCGCAAGGCGAGGTGGCGGCGCCGGCAAGCGCACCCAACGAAGAATGGGCGATCGACTTCAAGGGCTGGTTCCGAACCCGCGACGGCAACCGCTGCGATCCGCTGACCATCACCGATGCGGCGAGCCGCTATCTTATCGAAGTGCGCATCGTCGATCCGACGGGGGCGGGCGTCAGGAGCGCCCTGGAACGTGTTTTCAAGGACATCGGCCTTCCCGCCGCGATCCGCTCCGACAATGGTGCACCGTTTGGATCGACGGGGGCGGGCGGCCTTTCGGCGCTCTCGGTATGGTGGCTCAAGCTCGGTATCGAACCGCGCTACATCCCCCCGGCGAGCCCGCAGGACAACGGCCGGCACGAGCGCATGCACCGCACGCTGAAGGCCCAGACCACGAAGCCGCCCGCGGCAACGGTCGCCGAGCAGCAACGCCGCTTCGATGCCTTCCGCCACCACTTCAACCAGGAGCGGCCACATGAGGCGCTCGACCAGATGCCGCCCGTCAAACTCTGGCAGTCGCCCTCGCGCACCTTGCCACGCCGTCTCGATGACCCTTGGTACGACGCCGATCACGAGGTTCGCCGGGTGCGTCCCACCGGCGATATCAAATGGCGCGGCGAGCACGTTTTCGTTGGCGAGGCGCTCGCAGGTGAGCTCGTCGGCCTCTGTGAGCACGACACTAGCGGCCACCTCGTGCGCTTCTGCGGTCGCGATCTCGGGCTGATCAATTGCGAGCGGCGTTTCCTGCGCTTTGCTCCGCCGCGCGCGCGGCTCCGCATCGCGCAGGAAACGCCGCAGACAGGAGAACAATGA